A genomic segment from Leguminivora glycinivorella isolate SPB_JAAS2020 chromosome 27, LegGlyc_1.1, whole genome shotgun sequence encodes:
- the LOC125240275 gene encoding odorant receptor 13a-like isoform X2: protein MKSFRRKESSTLPLVPVTDDLEFKPFRETYKIITFTMIVGMLYPTPNTEVCRVIGILTILVTMSPVCVAALLDMWNSWFRGDIINIIRHTTVIGPFLGAIFKMMLFFYSRKEAWAIIKKMDADHFRYNSLPEQHKEIARRHITNTQYYSEKCWSITVATCVLTFPLTAVILTFYNYACKDEPIKYMIHDIDKPFSPKEERFSSPYFEIMFFYMAYCSVFYIISFTGFDAFFGITINHACMKMELACKTMEDAMLERDRDSRHRRMLDVIMEQNDLFRMVELIQETFAIWLGIIVIATMLQICNCMYQIIEGYGIDPRYLVFIVGTIAHIYLPCRYAAKLQVSALEVATHLYCCGWERVNDERARKMISFMIARAQIPMKINAFNMFDFDMELFVSILQTSYSMFTLLRS from the exons ATGAAATCGTTTCGAAGGAAAGAATCTAGCACACTTCCTTTGG ttCCTGTAACGGACGATTTGGAGTTCAAGCCGTTTCGTGAGACGtacaaaataataactttcacTATGATCGTCGGCATGCTGTACCCTACTCCTAATACTGAAGTGTGCAGAGTTATTGGCATTC tcacGATACTGGTAACGATGTCGCCAGTATGCGTCGCAGCATTACTGGATATGTGGAACAGTTGGTTCCGTGGGGATATCATCAATATCATCCGGCATACTACAGTTATAGGACCCTTTCTTGGAGCGATCTTTAAG ATGATGTTATTTTTCTACAGCAGAAAAGAAGCTTGGGCAATTATTAAAAAGATGGACGCCGACCACTTTCGGTACAACTCGTTGCCAGAGCAACACAAAGAAATAGCCCGTCGGCACATTACAAACACTCAGTACTATAG TGAAAAATGCTGGTCAATAACCGTAGCCACATGCGTCCTGACGTTCCCTCTGACCGCCGTTATCCTAACCTTCTACAACTACGCTTGCAAAGATGAaccaatcaaatatatgatacACGACATAGACAAGCCATTCTCCCCAAAGGAGGAACGATTTTCCTCCCCCTACTTTGAAATCATGTTTTTCTACATGGCGTATTGTTCTGTGTTCTATATTATAAGTTTTACCGGCTTTGATGCGTTTTTCGGTATAACTATTAATCACGCTTGTATGAAGATGGAGTTGGCTTGTAAGACTATGGAAGACGCTATGTTGGAGAGGGATAGGGATAGTCGGCACAGGAGGATGTTGGATGTTATTATGGAGCAGAATGATTTGTTCAG aatggTGGAGCTCATACAAGAAACGTTCGCCATTTGGCTAGGTATAATAGTGATAGCAACAATGCTGCAGATTTGCAACTGCATGTACCAAATCATTGAG GGCTACGGGATTGATCCTAGATACCTAGTGTTCATCGTAGGCACGATTGCCCACATCTATCTACCGTGCCGGTACGCCGCTAAATTGCAAGTTagc GCGCTAGAGGTCGCCACTCATCTATACTGTTGCGGCTGGGAGCGAGTTAACGACGAGCGCGCGCGCAAAATGATCTCCTTCATGATAGCCCGAGCTCAG ATACCGATGAAGATCAACGCCTTCAATATGTTCGATTTCGATATGGAACTCTTCGTTTCT ATATTACAAACATCTTATTCGATGTTTACACTACTTAGATCTTAA
- the LOC125240275 gene encoding odorant receptor 13a-like isoform X1: MSPVCVAALLDMWNSWFRGDIINIIRHTTVIGPFLGAIFKMMLFFYSRKEAWAIIKKMDADHFRYNSLPEQHKEIARRHITNTHEKCWSITVATCVLTFPLTAVILTFYNYACKDEPIKYMIHDIDKPFSPKEERFSSPYFEIMFFYMAYCSVFYIISFTGFDAFFGITINHACMKMELACKTMEDAMLERDRDSRHRRMLDVIMEQNDLFRMVELIQETFAIWLGIIVIATMLQICNCMYQIIEGYGIDPRYLVFIVGTIAHIYLPCRYAAKLQVSALEVATHLYCCGWERVNDERARKMISFMIARAQIPMKINAFNMFDFDMELFVSILQTSYSMFTLLRS; encoded by the exons ATGTCGCCAGTATGCGTCGCAGCATTACTGGATATGTGGAACAGTTGGTTCCGTGGGGATATCATCAATATCATCCGGCATACTACAGTTATAGGACCCTTTCTTGGAGCGATCTTTAAG ATGATGTTATTTTTCTACAGCAGAAAAGAAGCTTGGGCAATTATTAAAAAGATGGACGCCGACCACTTTCGGTACAACTCGTTGCCAGAGCAACACAAAGAAATAGCCCGTCGGCACATTACAAACACTCA TGAAAAATGCTGGTCAATAACCGTAGCCACATGCGTCCTGACGTTCCCTCTGACCGCCGTTATCCTAACCTTCTACAACTACGCTTGCAAAGATGAaccaatcaaatatatgatacACGACATAGACAAGCCATTCTCCCCAAAGGAGGAACGATTTTCCTCCCCCTACTTTGAAATCATGTTTTTCTACATGGCGTATTGTTCTGTGTTCTATATTATAAGTTTTACCGGCTTTGATGCGTTTTTCGGTATAACTATTAATCACGCTTGTATGAAGATGGAGTTGGCTTGTAAGACTATGGAAGACGCTATGTTGGAGAGGGATAGGGATAGTCGGCACAGGAGGATGTTGGATGTTATTATGGAGCAGAATGATTTGTTCAG aatggTGGAGCTCATACAAGAAACGTTCGCCATTTGGCTAGGTATAATAGTGATAGCAACAATGCTGCAGATTTGCAACTGCATGTACCAAATCATTGAG GGCTACGGGATTGATCCTAGATACCTAGTGTTCATCGTAGGCACGATTGCCCACATCTATCTACCGTGCCGGTACGCCGCTAAATTGCAAGTTagc GCGCTAGAGGTCGCCACTCATCTATACTGTTGCGGCTGGGAGCGAGTTAACGACGAGCGCGCGCGCAAAATGATCTCCTTCATGATAGCCCGAGCTCAG ATACCGATGAAGATCAACGCCTTCAATATGTTCGATTTCGATATGGAACTCTTCGTTTCT ATATTACAAACATCTTATTCGATGTTTACACTACTTAGATCTTAA